One Epinephelus moara isolate mb chromosome 20, YSFRI_EMoa_1.0, whole genome shotgun sequence genomic window carries:
- the otud7a gene encoding OTU domain-containing protein 7A — translation MTLDMDAVLSDFVRSTGAEPGLARDLLEGKNWDLSAALNDYEELRQVHTANLPQVFNEGRYYKQPETRDTPTHVSKIDKPCAQKQEDNAQEKRLSRGISHASSAIVSLARLQVANECTSEQFPLEMPIYTFQLPDLSVYSEDFRSFIERDLIEQSTMMALEQAGRLNWWSTMCTSCKKLLPLATTGDGNCLLHAASLGMWGFHDRDLMLRKSLYTMMKSGAERDALKRRWRWQQTQQNKESGLVYTEEEWEREWNELLKLASSEPRTHLSKNGNTSGGVDNSEDPVYESLEEFHVFVLAHVLRRPIVVVADTMLRDSGGEAFAPIPFGGLYLPLEVPPSRCHCSPLVLAYDQAHFSALVSMEQRDQQREQAVIPLTDSEHKLLALHFAVDPGRDWEWGRDDNDNTKLANLILSLEAKLNLLHNYMNVTWIRIPSETRAPLAQPESPTASAGEDVQSLAESMDSDRESVGSNSNVNNGKPSKEKDKDKQRKDKDKSRADSVANKLGSFSKTLGIKLKKNMGGLGGLVHGKMNKSNSGSGRSGENGGEKTKKKESKTTKGNKEESGQSASSTSSEKATSPSPTDRDRPSSSSPTERQDSAGRDKTLENWKYSTDVKLSLNILRAAMQGERKFIFAGLLLTSHRHQFHEEMISYYLTNAQERFSQEQEQKRKEAEKKPPAASEVAPKKPEHESVFQRERSDSSPPESCSPVLPHHTHSFSHNSQPPLGLKMQGRNSPTPAAPLVSVPVPPLTPPTASHHVSHPAPAPAPYSSPSIGAKRPGPVPVSAHYSHTPPIQRHSVIHLQDVNMQSSIFQDDPYKPVVGTLKTCATYPQQNRTLSSQSYSPARLSGVRTVNTIETLAYNMPGEHKSHTYTNGFDAGDIQDCLEFADEDNSSHTWLNQDKTKGRSSGSPLYCFQQRRCKRENCSFYGRPETDNYCSYCYREELKRRERESKVQRPA, via the exons GTAAAAACTGGGACCTCAGTGCTGCTCTAAATGATTACGAGGAGCTCAGGCAGGTCCACACTGCCAACCTGCCGCAGGTCTTCAATGAGGGCCGCTACTACAAACAGCCAGAGACACGTGACACGCCCACCCATGTCAGTAAGATCGACAAGCCGTGTGCACAGAAGCAGGAGGACAATGCACAAG AGAAGCGTCTGTCCCGCGGGATCTCCCACGCCAGCTCTGCCATCGTCTCCCTGGCGCGGCTGCAGGTGGCCAACGAGTGTACCAGCGAGCAGTTCCCTCTTGAGATGCCCATCTACACATTCCAGCTACCAGACCTCAGCGTGTACAGCGAGGATTTCAGGAGCTTCATAGAGAGAGACCTGATCGAGCAGTCCACCATGATGGCTCTGGAGCAGGCTG GTCGTCTGAACTGGTGGTCCACCATGTGCACCAGCTGTAAGAAGCTGCTTCCTCTGGCCACCACAGGGGACGGGAACTGCCTTCTGCATGCTGCCTCTTTAG GGATGTGGGGCTTCCATGACAGAGACCTGATGCTGAGGAAATCCCTGTACACCATGATGAAGAGCGGTGCGGAGAGAGACGCTctgaagaggaggtggaggtggcagCAAACTCAACAGAACAAGGAG tcgGGGCTGGTGTACACCGAGgaagagtgggagagagagtggaacgagctgctgaagttggCCTCCAGTGAGCCTCGCACTCACCTCAGCAAAAACGGCAACACTAGTGGAGG GGTGGATAACTCTGAGGATCCGGTTTATGAGAGTCTGGAGGAGTTCCATGTGTTTGTGCTGGCCCATGTGTTACGCAGGCCGATTGTAGTGGTGGCTGACACGATGCTCAGAGACTCAGGAGGAGAAG CGTTTGCTCCCATCCCGTTTGGAGGGCTCTATCTGCCTCTGGAGGTGCCTCCGAGTCGCTGTCACTGCTCCCCTCTGGTCCTGGCCTACGATCAGGCTCACTTCTCTGCACTGGTGTCCATGGAGCAGAGAGACCAGCAGCGAGAGCAAG CTGTTATCCCTCTGACTGACTCGGAGCACAAGCTGCTGGCACTCCATTTTGCCGTGGACCCTGGCAGGGACTGGGAGTGGGGGAGGGACGACAATGATAATACCAAGCTAGCCAA TCTCATCTTGTCTCTGGAGGCCAAACTCAACCTGCTGCACAACTACATGAATGTAACATGGATCCGAATTCCATCTGAAACAAGG gCTCCCCTGGCTCAGCCAGAGTCTCCCACAGCCTCTGCAGGTGAGGATGTCCAGTCTCTGGCTGAGTCCATGGACTCTGACCGCGAGTCTGTCGGCAGCAACTCCAACGTCAACAACGGTAAGCCCAGCAAGGAGAAGGACAAAGACAAGCAGCGCAAGGACAAAGACAAGAGCCGGGCTGATTCTGTAGCCAACAAACTAGGTAGCTTCAGCAAAACCTTGGGAATCAAACTGAAGAAGAACATGGGAGGTCTGGGTGGCCTCGTGCACGGCAAAATGAACAAATCTAACTCTGGCTCAGGTCGTAGTGGGGAGAATGGAGGGGAAAAAACGAAGAAGAAGGAGTCTAAGACAACCAAGGGAAACAAAGAGGAGTCGGGTCAGTCAGCCAGCTCCACTTCTTCTGAGAAGGCCACTAGTCCATCCCCTACGGACAGGGACAGACCCTCCAGCTCCTCCCCCACCGAGAGACAGGACAGTGCAGGGAGAGACAAGACCCTGGAAAACTGGAAATACAGCaccgatgtcaagctcagcctCAACATCCTGCGGGCCGCCATGCAGGGGGAGCGCAAGTTCATTTTTGCAGGACTCCTGCTCACCAGCCATCGACACCAGTTCCACGAGGAGATGATCAGCTACTACCTGACCAACGCCCAGGAGCGCTTCAGCcaggagcaggagcagaagAGGAAGGAGGCCGAGAAGAAGCCCCCTGCCGCTAGCGAGGTGGCCCCAAAGAAGCCTGAGCATGAGAGTGTCTTCCAGAGGGAGAGATCGGACAGCTCGCCCCCAGAGAGCTGCTCTCCCGTCCTGCCCCACCACACCCACTCCTTCAGCCACAACTCACAGCCCCCGCTGGGTCTCAAGATGCAGGGCAGGAACAGTCCCACTCCTGCAGCGCCTCTTGTCTCTGTCCCAGTCCCTCCTCTCACCCCGCCAACAGCCTCCCACCATGTCTCCCACCCAGCCCCAGCCCCTGCGCCTTACTCCTCCCCCAGTATTGGTGCTAAGAGACCTGGGCCCGTTCCTGTGTCTGCCCACTACAGCCATACACCGCCCATCCAGAGGCACAGCGTGATTCACTTACAAGATGTCAACATGCAATCCTCCATCTTCCAAGATGACCCCTATAAGCCTGTGGTGGGCACCCTAAAGACATGCGCCACTTACCCCCAGCAGAACCGCACACTCTCATCCCAGAGTTACAGCCCTGCTCGCCTGTCGGGGGTCCGCACTGTTAACACCATAGAGACCCTGGCCTACAACATGCCTGGCGAACACAAGTCCCACACCTACACCAATGGATTCGATGCGGGAGACATTCAGGACTGCCTGGAGTTTGCTGATGAGGACAACTCGTCTCACACCTGGCTCAACCAAGACAAAACCAAAGGGCGGAGCTCTGGAAGCCCTTTGTACTGCTTTCAGCAGCGCCGCTGCAAGAGGGAGAACTGCTCCTTCTACGGCAGgccagagacagacaactactGCTCCTACTGCTACAGAGAGGAGCTGAAAcgcagggagagggagagcaaAGTGCAGAGGCCTGCATAG